In Microbacterium pumilum, the following proteins share a genomic window:
- a CDS encoding VanZ family protein yields MPRATSPDVAPSDATPSPAIAATGRHRRWIWRTLAAGYGLALILIAFWPTPVDRPARGLLWSISEAVPWLTYDVIEFGANVLLFVPLGILLALALRSRRGWVMPIALAVTVLIESGQALFLAERTASIRDVIANSLGAGIGLALVLLVTRRRMRRVDSRENAQLPG; encoded by the coding sequence ATGCCGCGCGCAACGTCGCCTGACGTGGCGCCGTCGGATGCGACCCCGTCGCCGGCGATCGCAGCGACTGGACGGCACCGCCGGTGGATCTGGCGCACCCTCGCCGCCGGATACGGGCTCGCCCTCATTCTCATCGCGTTCTGGCCCACGCCCGTCGATCGGCCCGCCCGTGGCCTGCTGTGGTCGATCAGCGAGGCTGTTCCGTGGCTCACCTATGACGTGATCGAGTTCGGCGCGAACGTGCTGCTGTTCGTGCCGCTCGGCATCCTGCTCGCACTGGCGTTACGGAGCCGACGCGGGTGGGTGATGCCGATCGCGTTGGCTGTGACCGTGCTGATCGAATCCGGGCAGGCTCTGTTCCTGGCGGAGCGGACGGCCAGCATCCGCGACGTCATCGCCAACTCGCTGGGTGCGGGGATCGGACTCGCGCTGGTGCTCCTCGTCACCCGCCGGCGCATGCGGCGAGTGGACTCCCGTGAGAACGCTCAGCTCCCGGGCTGA
- a CDS encoding UDP-glucose/GDP-mannose dehydrogenase family protein, translating to MKLSVIGCGYLGAVHAAAMASIGHDVVGIDVDARKIESLAQGHAPFFEPGLQEILTAGIQSGRLRFTTDMAAAQGAAVHFVGVGTPQQKDGYAADLTYVNAAIDGLLPYLSPGDVVAGKSTVPVGTSAELAPRVEATGATLVWNPEFLREGWAVQDTIDPDRLVVGVTPGADGDRAADVLRAVYHPAVAKDTPFIVTDRPTAELVKVAANAFLATKISFINAMAEIAEVTGADVTQLADAIGHDARIGRRFLGAGIGFGGGCLPKDIRAFSARAEELGRGESVGFLREVDAINLRRRERAVQLVVESLDGAVYGKKVTVLGAAFKPHSDDIRDSPALDVAVRLHGLGASVTVTDPAAIENASRAHPQLTYVEDRDEALAGADAVIVVTEWDEYRKDLDPVQAASLTEGRIVIDGRNCLDAAAWRAAGWTYYGMGRP from the coding sequence ATGAAGCTGTCCGTCATCGGCTGCGGCTACCTCGGCGCCGTGCACGCGGCCGCCATGGCGTCGATCGGCCACGACGTCGTCGGAATCGACGTCGACGCGCGCAAGATCGAATCTTTGGCCCAGGGCCACGCCCCCTTCTTCGAGCCCGGCCTGCAGGAGATCCTCACCGCGGGAATCCAGTCCGGGCGGCTCCGATTCACCACCGACATGGCCGCCGCCCAGGGTGCGGCCGTGCATTTCGTCGGCGTGGGCACCCCACAGCAGAAGGACGGCTATGCGGCTGACCTGACGTATGTGAACGCCGCGATCGATGGCCTCCTTCCCTACCTCAGCCCCGGCGATGTCGTCGCGGGCAAGTCGACGGTCCCCGTGGGCACGTCGGCGGAGCTCGCACCCCGCGTGGAGGCGACGGGCGCCACCCTCGTCTGGAATCCCGAATTCCTCCGCGAAGGCTGGGCCGTGCAGGACACCATCGATCCCGATCGACTGGTCGTCGGAGTGACCCCCGGCGCGGACGGTGACAGAGCTGCCGATGTGCTTCGGGCGGTCTACCACCCCGCGGTCGCGAAGGACACGCCCTTCATCGTCACCGACCGCCCGACCGCCGAGCTGGTCAAGGTCGCCGCCAACGCCTTCCTGGCGACGAAGATCTCCTTCATCAACGCGATGGCCGAGATCGCCGAGGTCACAGGGGCCGACGTGACTCAGCTCGCCGACGCGATCGGGCACGATGCGCGCATCGGCCGACGGTTCCTCGGCGCGGGAATCGGCTTCGGCGGCGGCTGTCTTCCCAAGGACATCCGCGCATTCTCGGCCAGGGCCGAGGAGCTCGGACGCGGCGAATCGGTCGGATTCCTGCGCGAAGTCGACGCGATCAATCTCCGGCGCCGCGAGCGCGCGGTGCAGCTGGTCGTCGAATCGCTCGACGGAGCCGTGTACGGCAAGAAGGTCACGGTGCTCGGCGCAGCCTTCAAGCCGCACAGCGACGACATCCGCGACTCCCCGGCGCTCGATGTGGCTGTTCGGCTGCACGGACTCGGGGCCTCGGTCACGGTCACAGATCCCGCCGCGATCGAGAACGCATCACGCGCGCACCCGCAGCTCACGTACGTCGAAGATCGCGACGAGGCGCTCGCGGGAGCCGACGCCGTCATCGTCGTCACCGAATGGGACGAGTACCGCAAGGACCTCGATCCGGTGCAGGCCGCGAGTCTCACTGAGGGGCGGATCGTCATCGACGGACGCAATTGCCTGGATGCCGCGGCCTGGCGCGCGGCGGGCTGGACATACTACGGAATGGGCCGCCCGTAG
- a CDS encoding glycosyltransferase family 4 protein: MTQVINAYLAWPFPRVDVQVIESRGDPGDHVAAARGFVRALRKVRAIARSGEQAVVVVHLSERGSFVREGWVARYAAHRGLPVIAHMHGSEFAAFERQNRALVGKVLAASSRVISLSEETSEICARHIGADRVELVPNAIPVGAASEKEKTVVFGGVVSHRKGIDVLQEAWRRAAPPEPWRLVVAGPIRDGHLVDPSLPRAEFVGSLGHGELMSLLDDAEVAVLPSRDEAMPMFILEAMARRACVISTTVGGIPAVLSDGCGILVSAGSVDELSSALRQATTDDAERLAIANAGFDRFSERFSADAVFPKVESIWLAAMGLTTDPTEPSRAHAQDLR, translated from the coding sequence ATGACCCAGGTCATCAACGCCTATCTCGCGTGGCCGTTTCCGCGCGTCGACGTCCAAGTGATCGAGTCGCGCGGCGATCCCGGCGACCATGTGGCGGCGGCGCGAGGCTTCGTGCGCGCTCTTCGAAAGGTGCGCGCCATCGCGCGCTCCGGTGAACAGGCGGTCGTGGTCGTTCACCTCAGCGAACGCGGGTCGTTCGTGCGGGAAGGCTGGGTGGCCCGATATGCCGCCCATCGTGGGCTGCCGGTGATCGCCCACATGCACGGGAGCGAATTCGCCGCGTTCGAACGCCAGAACCGCGCCCTGGTCGGAAAAGTGCTCGCCGCCTCGAGCCGTGTGATCAGTCTGAGCGAAGAGACGAGCGAGATCTGCGCGCGGCACATCGGCGCCGACCGCGTCGAGCTCGTGCCCAACGCGATCCCCGTCGGCGCGGCATCCGAGAAGGAGAAGACCGTCGTCTTCGGCGGCGTCGTATCGCATCGAAAAGGAATCGACGTGCTGCAGGAGGCCTGGCGGCGCGCCGCACCGCCGGAGCCGTGGCGGCTCGTGGTCGCCGGTCCCATCCGCGACGGCCACCTCGTCGACCCTTCGCTTCCGCGCGCCGAGTTCGTCGGCAGCCTCGGCCACGGCGAGCTGATGTCGCTCCTGGACGACGCCGAAGTCGCGGTTCTCCCCTCGAGGGACGAAGCCATGCCGATGTTCATCCTCGAAGCCATGGCGCGGCGCGCCTGCGTGATCTCCACCACCGTCGGCGGCATTCCCGCGGTTCTGTCGGACGGATGCGGCATCCTGGTGTCCGCCGGCTCGGTCGACGAACTCTCGTCGGCGTTGCGGCAGGCGACCACGGACGACGCCGAGCGCCTCGCGATCGCGAACGCCGGTTTCGACAGATTCTCGGAGCGGTTCTCCGCCGACGCGGTTTTCCCTAAAGTGGAATCCATCTGGCTCGCTGCCATGGGGCTGACCACTGACCCCACTGAACCGTCACGAGCCCACGCGCAGGATCTCCGATGA
- a CDS encoding glycosyltransferase, producing MNAQDSTKIATDDTPDTGAKSLMVCSTGGHLTELLRVESRMGVNPESLWVTFDTPQSRMQLAGRRVAYLPYVGPRDLKGTAASVPVFRRILARERFDAAFSTGAAIATAALPMARMRGIPSTYIESVCRLAGPSATGKLLQRVPGIELRTQHASWAGGRWQTHPSILADFRSEQRPTPLEPLRVFVTLGTIRGYRFDSVIDAFLETGLANEHTTWQIGDTPRGDVLPGSVHHYLSPDEFSRCAAEADVVITHAGVGTLLELLNLGIFPVQAVRRATRGEHVDDHQLEIADLVNANGIGIAVEGPQLNEAIVRYAATRRIIDGQKVADDRFARAQS from the coding sequence GTGAACGCACAGGACAGCACGAAGATCGCCACCGACGACACACCCGACACCGGGGCCAAGTCCCTCATGGTGTGCTCGACGGGTGGTCACCTCACGGAGCTGCTCCGGGTCGAGTCCCGCATGGGAGTCAACCCGGAATCGCTGTGGGTGACCTTCGACACTCCCCAGAGCCGGATGCAGCTGGCCGGCCGCCGAGTCGCCTATCTGCCATACGTGGGGCCGCGTGACCTCAAGGGCACGGCGGCGTCCGTCCCCGTGTTCCGTCGGATCCTTGCACGCGAGCGTTTCGACGCGGCGTTCAGCACCGGTGCGGCGATCGCCACAGCGGCTTTGCCGATGGCGCGGATGCGCGGCATCCCGAGCACCTACATCGAGAGCGTCTGCCGTCTCGCCGGGCCGTCCGCGACAGGCAAGCTGCTGCAGCGCGTGCCGGGCATCGAGCTGCGCACCCAGCACGCCTCCTGGGCGGGGGGCCGCTGGCAGACCCACCCCAGCATCCTGGCGGACTTCCGCAGCGAGCAGCGACCCACGCCCCTCGAGCCGCTGCGGGTGTTCGTGACGCTCGGAACGATCCGCGGCTATCGCTTCGACTCGGTGATCGATGCCTTCCTGGAGACGGGCCTCGCCAATGAGCACACCACGTGGCAGATCGGGGACACCCCCCGCGGCGACGTTCTCCCCGGCTCCGTTCACCACTACCTGTCGCCCGATGAATTCTCGCGGTGCGCCGCCGAAGCCGATGTCGTGATCACTCACGCCGGGGTCGGGACTCTGCTCGAGCTGCTCAACCTCGGCATCTTCCCCGTGCAGGCTGTTCGACGCGCGACGCGCGGAGAGCACGTCGACGATCACCAGCTGGAGATCGCCGATCTGGTGAACGCGAACGGAATCGGGATCGCCGTCGAAGGCCCTCAGCTCAACGAGGCGATCGTCCGGTATGCGGCCACGCGGCGCATCATCGACGGCCAGAAGGTCGCCGACGACCGATTCGCGCGGGCTCAGAGCTGA
- a CDS encoding glycosyltransferase, translating to MTDPRAAPGIPEHLVPERPIVVQLSLRPPDGTTQFVDLLLEGAPEAVDYRFFSWKSALLGRYDVLHVHWPELMIRDSASRLRAFVKRRLLDLLLVKVRMRSIPVVRTFHNPRPHEKGTPAETRSLDRFDRATTLFIVLDGHVRPAGRVEVTTIAHGHYIEAFRRYARPPRVEGRVLYFGIIRPYKNVEALTAAFRELPDQGLSLHVVGDPHPGQRAALEASALADPRIALDLRYVDDEALVREVSEASLVVLPYVEMKNSGALLVALSLGTPALVSSSPINDAIAAEVGREWVRTYDGPLTAGILAAHLAAVSGSPPPAPPELSGRDWSTIGAAHLAAYRRAMDLAASRTGAEEPPVRAG from the coding sequence ATGACCGACCCCCGCGCCGCTCCCGGCATCCCCGAGCATCTCGTCCCAGAGCGTCCCATCGTCGTGCAGCTGTCGCTGCGACCGCCGGATGGCACGACCCAATTCGTCGACCTTCTCCTCGAGGGAGCACCCGAGGCCGTCGACTATCGCTTCTTCTCCTGGAAGTCGGCCCTGCTGGGTCGCTATGACGTGCTGCACGTCCACTGGCCGGAGCTCATGATCCGCGACAGCGCCTCCCGCCTGCGCGCCTTCGTGAAGCGCCGGCTGCTCGATCTGCTGCTCGTGAAAGTGCGGATGAGGTCGATTCCGGTCGTGCGGACGTTCCACAATCCGCGGCCGCACGAGAAGGGCACCCCCGCCGAGACTCGATCGCTCGATCGTTTCGACCGCGCCACCACGCTCTTCATCGTGCTTGACGGGCATGTCCGGCCCGCCGGCCGTGTCGAGGTGACCACGATCGCGCACGGTCACTACATCGAGGCGTTCCGCCGCTATGCGCGGCCGCCGCGGGTGGAGGGCCGTGTGCTCTACTTCGGCATCATCCGCCCCTACAAGAACGTCGAGGCACTCACTGCCGCCTTCCGCGAACTCCCGGATCAAGGTCTTTCGCTTCATGTGGTCGGAGACCCGCACCCCGGCCAGCGCGCAGCCCTGGAGGCATCCGCCCTCGCCGACCCGCGCATCGCGCTCGATCTGCGGTACGTCGACGACGAGGCACTCGTACGAGAGGTGAGCGAGGCGAGTCTCGTGGTGCTGCCCTATGTCGAGATGAAGAACTCCGGCGCCCTCCTGGTCGCGCTGTCGCTCGGAACCCCTGCGCTGGTCTCGTCATCCCCGATCAACGACGCGATCGCGGCGGAAGTGGGTCGCGAATGGGTGCGCACCTACGACGGCCCTCTGACAGCCGGCATACTCGCCGCCCACCTCGCGGCCGTCTCCGGCTCACCGCCGCCGGCCCCGCCGGAGCTCAGCGGTCGCGACTGGTCGACGATCGGCGCTGCGCATCTGGCCGCCTATCGCCGGGCGATGGACCTGGCCGCGTCACGGACGGGGGCCGAAGAGCCCCCCGTCCGTGCGGGATAG
- a CDS encoding lipopolysaccharide biosynthesis protein: MTEPSLGASASRGAAVTAGAQIFRIGIQLAGIVILARLVTPYDYGMITMILAIIGIGEVLRDFGLAQASIQARTITRGQQSNLFWTNTGVGLVLTIVTIGLSWAIAAFYGTPGLQPLTVVLASTFLLRGMTTQFMAHMARNLRFGRLSTAETVGQLVALGVAIVMALMGFGAWALVAQQVAQAAFTLVIMVMLAQWLPGWIDRHATIRPFLRYGVGVAGSQLLSYASRNVDSVVIGARFGATPLGLYNRAFQLMMLPLSQINAPATRVAVPVLSRLQDERKRFAQFILLGQFATLLLVGSITAICISQAYPVILVFLGPEWLDAAPLFQILAVGGIFQAVSYASYWVFLAKGLTKQNFYYALVTRPIMIGVILLGSMWGVEGVAWAYSLSLAVFWPVSLIWLSRISDAPAREMFLTGLGGVAITAAATAAAWGSSLLIPEGLSLVRIAVGIVVTLATIALIALIFPPVRRQMVGLLELRRHFRRSTAASDSTADPLADAPLPADVTRDPAA; this comes from the coding sequence ATGACTGAGCCCTCGCTCGGCGCATCCGCGTCTCGGGGTGCCGCAGTCACCGCGGGAGCGCAGATATTCCGAATCGGAATTCAGCTCGCCGGGATCGTCATCCTCGCCCGGCTCGTGACGCCGTACGACTACGGCATGATCACGATGATCCTCGCGATCATCGGGATCGGCGAAGTGCTGCGCGACTTCGGGCTGGCGCAGGCCTCGATCCAGGCCCGGACGATCACTCGCGGCCAGCAGAGCAACCTGTTCTGGACGAACACCGGTGTGGGACTCGTCCTGACCATCGTGACGATCGGGCTGTCATGGGCGATCGCCGCCTTCTACGGCACTCCCGGCCTGCAGCCCCTCACCGTGGTGCTCGCGTCGACGTTCCTGCTGCGCGGCATGACGACCCAATTCATGGCGCACATGGCCCGAAATCTGCGATTCGGCAGGCTGTCGACCGCCGAGACGGTGGGGCAGCTCGTGGCCCTCGGCGTCGCCATCGTCATGGCGCTGATGGGCTTCGGCGCTTGGGCGCTCGTCGCACAGCAGGTCGCGCAGGCCGCTTTCACCCTCGTGATCATGGTCATGCTGGCGCAGTGGCTCCCCGGCTGGATCGACCGACACGCGACGATCCGTCCCTTTCTCCGCTACGGGGTGGGTGTGGCGGGTTCGCAGCTGCTCAGCTATGCGAGCAGGAACGTCGACTCCGTGGTGATCGGCGCTCGATTCGGTGCCACCCCACTCGGTCTGTACAACCGTGCGTTCCAGCTGATGATGCTTCCGCTGAGCCAGATCAACGCCCCTGCCACGCGTGTCGCGGTGCCTGTGCTGTCCCGGCTGCAGGACGAGCGCAAGCGCTTCGCGCAGTTCATCCTCCTCGGCCAGTTCGCCACGCTTCTCCTGGTCGGCAGCATCACCGCGATCTGCATCTCGCAGGCATACCCCGTGATCCTGGTCTTCCTCGGCCCGGAATGGCTCGACGCCGCTCCCCTCTTCCAGATCCTCGCGGTCGGCGGCATCTTCCAGGCCGTCAGCTACGCCAGCTACTGGGTGTTCCTGGCGAAAGGGCTGACGAAGCAGAACTTCTACTACGCGCTCGTGACACGCCCGATCATGATCGGGGTCATCCTGCTCGGCTCGATGTGGGGGGTCGAAGGAGTCGCCTGGGCGTACTCGCTGTCACTCGCCGTGTTCTGGCCGGTCAGTCTGATCTGGCTGAGTCGCATCAGCGACGCACCCGCACGAGAGATGTTTCTCACGGGTCTGGGGGGCGTCGCGATCACGGCTGCGGCCACCGCGGCCGCCTGGGGGTCTTCGCTGCTCATCCCCGAGGGTCTTTCGCTGGTGCGCATCGCCGTCGGAATCGTCGTCACGCTTGCGACGATCGCGCTGATCGCCCTCATCTTCCCGCCGGTGCGTCGGCAGATGGTCGGACTGCTCGAACTGCGCCGCCACTTCCGCCGGTCGACGGCGGCATCCGACTCGACAGCGGATCCGCTCGCGGACGCTCCGCTGCCTGCCGATGTGACGCGAGACCCGGCAGCATGA